In Leptospira perdikensis, a single genomic region encodes these proteins:
- a CDS encoding methyl-accepting chemotaxis protein, translated as MLTIADLWKQGKIIINRIRFGLVLLFVFAMLGAKDEFQPKMFVIHMIGTCTMGFYCAIAYILEKKTNPPTWFHKLLVLLDTLVLSGTIIMDCTLSAKEAEAALANAIVYFIFFFNAIYSGFLGDRKFVLINSLLGAFLSAVALYCAVTISGLQLSVDPELSSKPGYIGVTGEILKPVFIFTAGYIASLLVQLLTKISSLAEIKAHEAELLLSQSKERNKISSNAAVKLESSIRNFSDFVSQTSIKLESQAASLEEITAVISELSSSFESNGSSIEEQNNKVQGMVSDTEILKETVDRILVQSERLVEIAEINKKESMSVTEVADQTAAHLESIQSSFDQVNEINNIVAEIGEKTNLLALNASIEAARAGDVGKGFAVVANEVSKLAEFTKNNVKRIAVVVKSSKEIITNARNASQSTGELAKSQIDRLNQTLVAIQNMNQLYLEQRNTLSAILVELAQIRELSKQISESTKEQLLGQKEASKGIVQLEMEVNEISRASKDLEEHIEMIKDEANKLASMSQS; from the coding sequence GTGTTAACGATTGCAGATCTTTGGAAACAAGGAAAAATCATTATTAACAGAATCAGGTTTGGTCTGGTTCTTTTATTCGTTTTTGCGATGTTAGGTGCCAAAGACGAATTCCAACCAAAGATGTTTGTGATCCATATGATTGGAACCTGCACGATGGGATTTTATTGTGCGATTGCTTATATCCTAGAAAAAAAAACAAATCCTCCAACTTGGTTTCATAAACTTTTAGTCTTACTCGATACATTGGTTCTTTCGGGAACCATCATCATGGATTGTACGTTAAGTGCTAAGGAAGCAGAGGCAGCCCTTGCCAATGCTATTGTGTATTTTATCTTTTTCTTCAACGCAATTTATTCAGGATTTTTGGGTGATCGCAAATTTGTATTGATTAACTCTCTATTGGGTGCTTTTTTATCTGCCGTTGCTCTTTACTGTGCTGTTACTATTTCTGGACTTCAACTTTCTGTTGATCCAGAACTTTCCAGTAAACCTGGTTATATTGGTGTTACAGGTGAGATATTAAAACCAGTGTTTATTTTCACTGCCGGTTATATTGCTAGTTTACTCGTTCAATTATTAACAAAGATTAGTTCTCTTGCAGAAATTAAAGCACACGAAGCAGAACTTTTACTTAGTCAATCTAAGGAACGAAATAAAATTTCTTCTAACGCAGCTGTAAAATTAGAAAGTTCGATCAGAAATTTTAGCGATTTTGTTTCACAAACTTCGATTAAACTAGAATCTCAAGCGGCTTCCTTAGAAGAGATTACTGCAGTGATTTCTGAATTATCGAGTTCCTTTGAATCTAATGGATCTTCGATTGAAGAACAAAACAACAAAGTACAAGGAATGGTATCCGATACAGAAATTCTAAAAGAAACTGTAGATCGAATTCTTGTACAAAGTGAACGTTTGGTAGAAATTGCTGAGATTAATAAAAAAGAAAGTATGTCGGTTACAGAAGTAGCTGACCAAACCGCTGCCCATCTAGAATCCATTCAATCTTCCTTTGATCAAGTAAACGAAATCAATAATATTGTCGCCGAAATTGGGGAAAAAACAAACTTACTTGCGTTAAATGCATCGATTGAAGCAGCAAGGGCTGGTGATGTAGGAAAAGGATTCGCGGTTGTTGCAAACGAAGTGAGTAAACTTGCCGAGTTCACCAAAAACAACGTAAAACGAATTGCTGTAGTTGTTAAAAGTTCCAAAGAGATCATTACCAATGCCAGAAATGCTTCACAAAGTACCGGTGAATTAGCAAAATCTCAAATTGATCGATTGAACCAAACATTGGTGGCCATCCAAAACATGAATCAATTGTATTTGGAACAAAGAAATACATTATCTGCAATTTTAGTGGAGTTGGCACAAATTCGAGAACTATCCAAACAAATTTCAGAGTCCACCAAAGAACAGTTACTTGGTCAAAAAGAAGCATCAAAAGGCATTGTTCAACTAGAAATGGAGGTCAACGAAATCAGTCGCGCCTCCAAAGATCTAGAAGAACATATTGAAATGATCAAAGATGAAGCCAATAAATTGGCATCAATGAGCCAGAGTTAA
- a CDS encoding TetR/AcrR family transcriptional regulator, translated as MSKGEETKSIILEKAVQVASVQGLQGLTIGTLADELGMSKSGLFAKFASKENLQIEVLRVGSELFRRNVVYPSLKTKPGIARLKTAFQMWLSWAHTDSLPGGCLFLSSSSEFDDRPGVVRDHLKKTQLSWQKTLKQFVEDAKNTLELSSNTNVDKMVQDIWGLILSFHFYNRLLEDKNAEKKAKQSFNELIKRNQYEDSWD; from the coding sequence GTGAGTAAAGGTGAGGAAACAAAATCCATAATTCTGGAAAAAGCGGTCCAGGTAGCGAGTGTCCAAGGATTGCAAGGCCTCACTATAGGCACCTTAGCTGATGAATTGGGGATGTCCAAAAGTGGACTTTTTGCCAAGTTTGCCTCCAAAGAAAATCTTCAAATTGAAGTGTTACGAGTGGGAAGTGAACTCTTTCGAAGAAATGTAGTATACCCTTCTCTCAAAACCAAACCAGGGATAGCTAGACTTAAAACTGCATTTCAGATGTGGTTGTCGTGGGCACATACAGATAGTTTACCAGGCGGTTGTTTGTTTTTATCTTCTAGTTCTGAATTTGATGACAGGCCAGGTGTTGTCAGAGATCATTTGAAAAAAACACAACTCAGTTGGCAAAAGACTTTAAAACAATTTGTAGAAGATGCGAAAAACACTTTAGAATTATCTTCCAATACAAATGTAGATAAGATGGTCCAAGATATTTGGGGTCTCATTTTATCTTTTCATTTTTACAACAGACTTTTGGAAGATAAAAATGCCGAAAAAAAAGCCAAACAAAGTTTTAACGAACTTATCAAACGAAATCAGTATGAAGACAGTTGGGACTAA
- a CDS encoding alpha/beta hydrolase, protein METNSTIVRSLNRTYPIPIEEKWAFARRKPMFFGYVAAQYFLSTQKQKPSRKEMDVLALAEQKEFQENEHRIQYFHWKGEGKTILLIHGWNGNTGNFARIVPALLEEGYNVFGIDLPGHGYSTGRYSNIVLSAKMVRRLVQEIGNPDIIITHSFGGAVATVAQELGVSANKLVYIAPPLRLEILRKTFSEYFRLTEEEQESMRILLERKVKQPLSSLDLGAAGPKFSNSLLVIHDEDDLEIPFSMGLAVSKAWKKSKLVQTKGLGHKMILRTESVKEEILNFLKED, encoded by the coding sequence ATGGAAACAAATAGCACGATCGTTCGTTCTTTAAATAGAACTTACCCTATTCCGATAGAAGAAAAATGGGCCTTTGCCAGAAGAAAGCCGATGTTTTTTGGTTATGTGGCCGCTCAGTATTTTTTATCAACGCAAAAACAGAAACCATCCCGAAAGGAAATGGATGTGTTGGCACTGGCTGAACAAAAAGAATTCCAAGAAAACGAACATCGCATTCAATACTTTCATTGGAAGGGAGAAGGTAAAACCATCCTTCTCATTCATGGTTGGAATGGAAATACGGGGAACTTTGCAAGGATTGTTCCTGCACTATTGGAAGAAGGTTATAATGTTTTCGGGATCGATTTGCCAGGACATGGATATTCTACTGGAAGGTATTCCAATATTGTTCTTTCGGCAAAGATGGTCCGCAGGCTTGTCCAGGAAATTGGTAATCCTGATATTATCATCACACATTCATTTGGAGGTGCGGTTGCTACCGTAGCACAAGAATTAGGTGTCAGTGCAAACAAACTAGTTTATATTGCACCGCCTTTGCGATTAGAAATATTAAGAAAAACGTTCAGTGAATACTTTCGATTAACGGAAGAAGAACAAGAATCCATGCGAATCCTTTTGGAACGAAAAGTAAAACAACCGTTGAGTAGTTTAGATTTAGGGGCAGCCGGTCCTAAGTTTAGTAACTCTCTGCTTGTTATCCATGATGAAGATGATTTAGAAATTCCATTTTCTATGGGACTTGCTGTTTCGAAAGCATGGAAAAAATCCAAGTTAGTACAAACCAAAGGGCTCGGCCACAAAATGATTTTGCGAACCGAGAGTGTTAAGGAAGAAATTCTAAACTTTTTAAAAGAGGATTAA
- a CDS encoding DUF3052 domain-containing protein encodes MAAGYSGKPLIEKLGIKESMILHFINLPSKDFIKDWGTLPKQIQILDKPKSGLDMIHFFTLSSKEYFQKLPKLIKFIKPTGMIWISWPKKSAKIPSDMNEDLIRNFALELGLVDIKVCAVDEIWSGLKLVIRKENR; translated from the coding sequence ATGGCGGCCGGCTATTCAGGAAAACCACTCATTGAAAAATTAGGGATCAAAGAGAGTATGATCCTACACTTTATCAACCTTCCGTCCAAAGATTTTATCAAAGATTGGGGAACACTGCCTAAACAAATTCAGATCTTAGACAAACCAAAGTCTGGATTGGATATGATTCATTTTTTCACATTATCTTCCAAAGAGTATTTTCAAAAACTACCGAAACTCATAAAATTCATCAAACCAACGGGAATGATTTGGATCTCTTGGCCAAAGAAGTCTGCCAAAATTCCTTCCGATATGAATGAGGATCTCATTCGTAATTTTGCCTTAGAACTTGGGCTCGTTGATATCAAAGTTTGTGCCGTAGATGAGATTT
- the yiaA gene encoding inner membrane protein YiaA, whose amino-acid sequence MLTKFLTKSETDHTTSEMITQPQKPSAAFIGASWLSLVIGMFTFIVGIWNADMMLNEKGFYITILMYGLFSAVSLQKTVRDQLEGLFVTGIYIGLCWFSVALTLSLLFIGLWNATLALSEKGFFGISFVLSLFAAVAVQKNVRDLRMAEGNIKPELSPKDKT is encoded by the coding sequence ATGTTAACAAAATTCTTGACCAAATCGGAAACGGACCATACAACTTCCGAAATGATCACTCAACCTCAAAAACCCTCTGCTGCCTTTATTGGAGCTTCCTGGCTTTCTCTCGTTATTGGTATGTTTACATTCATCGTAGGAATTTGGAACGCCGACATGATGTTAAACGAAAAAGGTTTTTATATTACAATTTTAATGTACGGATTGTTTTCTGCCGTTTCTTTACAAAAAACGGTAAGAGACCAATTGGAAGGTTTATTTGTTACCGGTATCTATATTGGTTTGTGTTGGTTTTCCGTCGCTTTGACTCTCTCACTACTTTTCATCGGACTCTGGAATGCAACTCTCGCTTTAAGTGAAAAAGGTTTTTTTGGAATTTCATTTGTTCTCAGTTTATTTGCTGCCGTTGCTGTTCAAAAAAACGTCCGTGATTTACGAATGGCCGAAGGAAATATCAAACCAGAACTCTCACCAAAAGACAAAACATAA
- a CDS encoding DUF1554 domain-containing protein has product MRFGFLFVLVTLIQCSKPELNNPSDFGTDSYLENQTILCLTGQTSACRLAVPVCTNCRFFSTSTTYNGARGGIIGADAICMSDSKKPTEPARAVYKAFLVDDVNRIACTTSNCSGGVSEHTDWILKPDTSYFRAADLTKFAVTDSFGIFNSQLVHVDVNVLTNTLTGLATGGWTTRTNNHCNRWTDGTGTGNAGVAANSLSVFTSTLGSCNAASVILCVEQ; this is encoded by the coding sequence ATGCGTTTCGGTTTTCTCTTCGTACTTGTCACTTTGATCCAATGCTCAAAGCCAGAACTCAATAATCCAAGTGATTTTGGAACTGATTCTTATTTAGAAAACCAAACAATCCTTTGTTTGACAGGGCAGACTTCTGCATGCCGATTAGCAGTTCCCGTTTGCACCAATTGTCGTTTTTTTTCCACGAGTACAACTTATAACGGGGCACGTGGGGGAATCATCGGAGCCGATGCGATTTGTATGAGTGATTCCAAAAAGCCGACGGAACCAGCGAGGGCGGTATACAAAGCATTTCTTGTGGATGATGTGAATCGGATTGCCTGTACAACTTCCAATTGTAGTGGTGGGGTATCTGAACATACGGATTGGATCCTAAAGCCAGATACATCCTATTTTAGAGCTGCAGATTTAACAAAGTTTGCAGTTACAGATAGTTTTGGAATCTTCAATTCGCAGTTAGTACATGTGGATGTGAACGTACTCACGAATACCTTAACTGGTCTTGCGACAGGCGGTTGGACAACTCGCACAAATAATCATTGCAATCGTTGGACGGATGGAACAGGAACTGGTAATGCTGGTGTTGCGGCAAATAGCCTTTCAGTCTTCACTTCTACATTAGGAAGTTGTAATGCTGCATCCGTTATCTTATGTGTGGAGCAGTAA
- a CDS encoding DUF1579 domain-containing protein → MTSNKFEQSLTNGAHKQLQSLIGNWNGKTKTWFEKDVLADESPAEVTITSLFGGRFISLDYQSSLEGKPFVGKMVIGFDIPYQRFTSSWIDSFHMGTQIMLSSGESKGNGFFMNGSYGNPEYGEKLWGWRTEIQFISNDEFSLTAFNISPEGEEAKATETFYKRKT, encoded by the coding sequence ATGACATCAAACAAATTCGAACAGTCTCTAACAAACGGTGCCCACAAACAATTACAAAGTTTGATTGGTAATTGGAATGGAAAAACCAAAACTTGGTTTGAAAAAGATGTTTTAGCAGATGAGTCACCCGCTGAGGTCACCATCACGAGTCTGTTTGGTGGCCGATTCATTTCTTTAGATTACCAAAGTAGTTTGGAAGGGAAACCCTTTGTTGGAAAGATGGTCATTGGATTTGATATCCCTTACCAAAGGTTTACAAGTTCTTGGATCGATAGTTTTCACATGGGAACACAAATTATGTTGTCTAGTGGAGAATCAAAAGGAAATGGCTTTTTTATGAATGGTTCCTATGGCAACCCTGAGTATGGTGAAAAACTCTGGGGTTGGAGAACCGAAATTCAGTTCATCAGTAATGACGAATTTTCTCTGACAGCTTTTAATATCTCTCCGGAAGGGGAAGAAGCAAAAGCAACGGAGACATTCTACAAACGAAAGACTTAG
- a CDS encoding GyrI-like domain-containing protein, with the protein MDSKITSIEKKYLVGKKIEMSLVESLTPTLWKSFVPSIGSIQNRVSKEMISLSVYPTDYFQNFNPNRKFIKWAGVEVSSLMDLPEGVEVLEIPAGLYSVFLYKGLASEAGPFFQWIFREWFPKSEYDLDNRPHFEVLGDKYKNEDPSSEEFVYIPIKPR; encoded by the coding sequence ATGGATTCTAAAATCACCTCGATAGAGAAAAAATACTTAGTTGGTAAAAAAATAGAAATGTCTTTGGTTGAAAGTTTAACACCGACTTTATGGAAATCTTTTGTTCCTTCCATTGGTTCCATTCAAAACCGAGTTTCCAAAGAAATGATTTCTTTGTCAGTGTATCCGACCGATTATTTTCAAAATTTTAATCCCAATCGAAAATTTATCAAATGGGCAGGAGTAGAAGTTTCTTCTCTAATGGATTTGCCGGAAGGAGTGGAAGTTTTGGAAATTCCAGCCGGACTTTATAGTGTATTTCTTTACAAAGGTCTGGCGAGTGAAGCCGGCCCGTTTTTCCAATGGATTTTTAGAGAATGGTTTCCTAAATCCGAATACGATTTGGACAATCGACCACATTTTGAAGTACTCGGTGACAAATACAAAAATGAGGATCCTAGTTCAGAAGAATTTGTTTATATACCCATAAAACCGCGTTAA
- a CDS encoding ParA family protein, translating to MKNKEEKIDWNEVIDSLSDRNEAFVEDKFVKPWLKTFFGYHEDAMTRQDSPKGTRKRTDILALGDNQKFSLIVEVKHHGTKDFPEFNPETGIVSDFEQLTEYLRTFYDNVNKSYIPIGIFTDGERILVVRNYYGMVFPIIYIKNLKSGKGVVYWSNEIVKTIKKKLNEPVILTTYNNKGGVGKTTVSYILANYLAKVKKKSVLALDFDPLQSDFSRLFHLDSGEFYDVIDWLEGTVDKKDKKKAMSMRDGNLVLALAKANESSNEAMKKGNLNKYSSLSGSITKINSSAKTISKLMKQGITIPQPGSTIPLHRKFDVVIIDSPPGWWYYSMLAISLSDVIIPPINFNNGSSVINLVRFTNQYFPELFKHLNPTTKEEKINFLNLRSPIFSHMIINFFDKNDKEVKEKDLDQVVAKYLEKEIKDSFIRNSLFRNERADGISGRTFDAIRLPLNRSINQLSSLALEDRDRKKVENDVLKLGEIIVSDLFPFMRG from the coding sequence GTGAAGAATAAAGAAGAAAAAATCGATTGGAATGAGGTGATAGATTCTCTATCGGATAGGAACGAAGCATTTGTTGAAGATAAATTTGTAAAACCTTGGTTAAAAACTTTTTTTGGGTATCATGAAGATGCCATGACTCGTCAAGATTCGCCAAAAGGTACGAGAAAACGTACCGATATACTGGCATTAGGTGACAATCAAAAATTCAGTCTGATTGTTGAAGTCAAACACCATGGAACCAAAGATTTTCCTGAGTTCAATCCGGAAACAGGTATTGTATCTGATTTTGAACAACTCACAGAATACTTACGTACGTTTTATGATAATGTAAATAAAAGTTATATTCCCATTGGTATTTTTACGGATGGAGAACGGATTTTAGTTGTTCGTAATTATTATGGGATGGTTTTTCCCATCATCTATATCAAAAATTTAAAAAGTGGAAAAGGTGTAGTTTATTGGTCGAACGAGATCGTAAAGACGATAAAGAAAAAATTAAACGAACCAGTGATTCTCACCACTTATAATAATAAGGGAGGTGTTGGTAAAACCACAGTCAGTTATATACTGGCAAACTATTTAGCAAAAGTAAAAAAGAAATCGGTTTTAGCACTTGATTTCGATCCATTACAATCTGATTTTTCCAGGCTCTTTCATTTGGATTCTGGAGAATTTTATGATGTGATCGATTGGTTAGAAGGAACGGTCGATAAAAAAGACAAAAAGAAAGCAATGAGTATGCGCGATGGAAATCTTGTATTGGCTTTGGCAAAAGCAAATGAAAGTTCCAATGAAGCAATGAAAAAAGGAAACCTCAATAAATACTCGAGTCTTTCCGGAAGTATTACAAAAATCAATAGTTCGGCAAAAACGATTTCGAAATTAATGAAACAAGGAATTACAATTCCTCAACCCGGATCTACGATTCCGTTACATCGTAAGTTTGATGTAGTGATCATTGATAGTCCACCGGGTTGGTGGTATTATTCCATGCTTGCCATTTCTTTAAGTGATGTCATCATTCCACCGATTAACTTTAATAATGGATCTTCAGTGATCAATTTAGTTCGGTTCACAAACCAATACTTTCCGGAGCTCTTCAAACATTTGAATCCAACGACAAAGGAAGAAAAAATAAATTTTCTGAATTTGCGATCTCCTATTTTTTCCCATATGATCATTAATTTTTTTGATAAAAATGATAAAGAAGTTAAGGAGAAAGATTTAGATCAGGTAGTGGCAAAGTATTTGGAAAAAGAAATTAAAGATTCGTTTATTAGAAATTCTTTGTTTAGAAATGAAAGGGCCGATGGAATTTCTGGTCGCACCTTCGACGCCATTCGTTTGCCTTTAAATCGTTCGATCAATCAGTTATCCTCATTAGCTTTAGAAGACAGAGATCGGAAAAAAGTCGAAAACGATGTTCTCAAACTAGGAGAGATCATTGTTTCTGATTTATTTCCATTTATGAGAGGTTAG